Proteins co-encoded in one Kribbella qitaiheensis genomic window:
- a CDS encoding ABC transporter ATP-binding protein — MPDKTEQTGEKPVLEVHDLHVTFRTEGGLVPAVDGIDFAVAPGKTLAIVGESGSGKSVSSAAVMGLLPPNADVKGEVLLAGRELTKLTNDELRKVRGNEVALVFQDALSALNPYYSVGWQVAEAYRLHHDVSKKEANARAVRMLDLVGIPSAAQRARAYPHEFSGGMRQRVVIAMALVNDPKVLIADEPTTALDVTVQAQIIRLLEDVQTEFGTALVLISHDLGVVAEVADDVLVMYAGRAAEQGSVRDIFYRAAHPYSLGLLGAMPRVDVPPKHRLTTIPGSPPSPGSIETGCPFQPRCAYTERVGERCVTERPVLTPRPGEGNHEAACHLGRRPEVAL; from the coding sequence ATGCCTGACAAGACTGAGCAGACCGGTGAGAAACCGGTTCTCGAGGTTCACGATCTGCACGTCACCTTCCGGACCGAGGGCGGCCTGGTGCCGGCCGTCGACGGCATCGACTTCGCCGTCGCGCCGGGCAAGACGCTCGCGATCGTCGGTGAGTCCGGCTCGGGCAAGAGCGTCAGTTCGGCGGCAGTGATGGGCCTGCTGCCGCCCAACGCCGACGTCAAGGGCGAGGTTCTGCTGGCCGGTCGTGAGCTGACGAAGCTGACCAACGACGAACTCCGCAAGGTCCGTGGCAACGAGGTCGCGCTGGTGTTCCAGGACGCGCTGTCCGCGCTCAATCCGTACTACAGCGTGGGCTGGCAGGTCGCCGAGGCGTACCGGCTGCACCACGACGTCTCCAAGAAGGAGGCGAACGCGCGCGCTGTCCGGATGCTCGACCTGGTCGGCATCCCGTCCGCCGCGCAGCGGGCTCGCGCCTACCCGCACGAGTTCTCCGGCGGCATGCGGCAGCGTGTCGTGATCGCGATGGCGCTGGTGAACGACCCGAAGGTGCTGATCGCCGACGAGCCGACGACGGCCCTCGACGTGACCGTGCAGGCCCAGATCATCCGGCTGCTGGAGGACGTCCAGACCGAGTTCGGGACCGCTCTCGTGCTGATCTCGCACGATCTCGGCGTGGTCGCGGAGGTCGCGGACGACGTACTCGTGATGTACGCCGGGCGCGCGGCCGAGCAGGGTTCCGTGCGCGACATCTTCTATCGCGCGGCTCATCCGTACAGCCTCGGCCTGCTCGGTGCGATGCCGCGCGTCGACGTACCGCCGAAGCATCGGCTGACCACGATCCCGGGCAGTCCGCCGTCTCCTGGTTCGATCGAGACCGGCTGCCCGTTCCAGCCGCGCTGCGCTTACACGGAACGCGTCGGAGAGCGGTGCGTCACCGAGCGTCCGGTGCTGACCCCGCGCCCCGGCGAGGGAAACCATGAAGCCGCCTGCCATCTTGGCCGCCGTCCGGAGGTCGCCCTGTGA
- a CDS encoding ABC transporter ATP-binding protein has product MSTIEEAETRQGTDELLRLDGVKKYFGLRGVPFRQAGTVKAVDGVDLVVRRGETVGLVGESGSGKSTLARLATRLLDPTEGRVSISGQDVTKLRGRRLRPVRRKIQMVFQDPQASLNPRQSVGTILSTPFRAQGIRPSRTQLIELLHQVGLSEEHLERYPHEFSGGQRQRIGIARALAVRPGLLICDEPVSALDVSVQAQVLNLLADLRDELGLSYVLVAHDLAVVRQVADRLAVMYLGTIVEEGPAAEVYAAPAHPYTRALLSAVPVPEPGAVRDRIVLTGDVPTPIDPPSGCPFRTRCYKVQDVCATVRPVLEPVAGGEHRVACYFPESLEPPTSERTP; this is encoded by the coding sequence GTGAGCACGATCGAGGAAGCCGAGACCAGGCAGGGCACCGACGAGCTGCTTCGTCTGGACGGGGTGAAGAAGTACTTCGGGCTGCGAGGCGTCCCGTTCCGTCAGGCGGGCACGGTGAAGGCCGTCGACGGCGTCGACCTCGTCGTACGCCGGGGGGAGACCGTCGGCCTGGTCGGCGAATCGGGTTCGGGCAAATCCACGCTGGCCAGACTCGCGACCAGGCTCCTCGATCCCACCGAGGGCCGGGTCAGCATCTCCGGCCAGGACGTCACCAAGCTGCGAGGCCGCCGCCTCCGCCCGGTCCGCCGGAAGATCCAGATGGTGTTCCAGGACCCGCAGGCCTCGCTCAATCCAAGGCAGTCGGTCGGCACCATCCTGTCCACGCCGTTCCGGGCCCAGGGGATCCGGCCGAGCCGCACCCAGCTGATCGAGCTGCTGCACCAGGTCGGCCTGTCCGAGGAGCACCTGGAGCGCTATCCGCACGAGTTCTCGGGTGGTCAGCGGCAACGGATCGGGATCGCGAGAGCGCTCGCCGTACGGCCGGGACTGCTGATCTGCGACGAGCCGGTCTCCGCTCTCGACGTCTCGGTCCAGGCCCAGGTGCTGAACCTGCTGGCCGACCTGCGCGACGAGCTCGGCCTGTCGTACGTACTGGTCGCCCACGACCTCGCGGTTGTCCGGCAGGTCGCGGACCGGCTCGCGGTGATGTACCTGGGCACGATCGTCGAGGAGGGGCCGGCAGCAGAGGTGTACGCCGCGCCCGCTCATCCGTATACCCGCGCGCTGCTGTCCGCAGTACCGGTTCCTGAGCCAGGTGCCGTTCGGGACAGGATCGTGCTGACGGGCGATGTGCCTACGCCGATCGACCCGCCCTCCGGATGCCCCTTCCGCACCCGGTGCTACAAGGTGCAGGACGTCTGCGCAACGGTGCGCCCCGTACTGGAACCTGTCGCAGGTGGCGAGCATCGGGTCGCCTGCTACTTCCCCGAATCTCTCGAGCCCCCCACGTCTGAGAGGACACCATGA
- a CDS encoding ABC transporter substrate-binding protein, which produces MRRTTRAFAVAAAVALAVTACNANDKSASPGGGSTAAAEQGGALHLLSTTKEINLDPAKSQNLGTSTIHLVLRGLTSWKTSRDKAAEVVPDLATDTGQVSADGKTWTYKLKPGLKYADGSTIVAADIKYGVERSFAPELSGGLGYHKALLVDADKYTGPYKGQELASIETPDDSTIIFKLNKAFGDWPWIASMPAFAPVPKKADTDPAHYGEKPLASGPYQVKSYAPGSKLELERNTNWDKASDPARTGLADSIVFDMGLQADVINQRLIADSGDDKSAATTGTSIPAALIPTVNGTASVKSRVATSPSGALMYLAMNNKRPGLSNPEVRKAIQYAVDKQAVQVAEGGPEFGGEIATTLITPGMDGYSKYDLYQAPPSGDPDKAKSLLATAGASNLSLVLAADNSPGGLSVAQAIQQGLKKAGITVTIKPLDADALTEVQTGAKGDYDLTVSSWLPDFPSAIGNIQPLFASSEIGNGGYNMSRYSNPAVDTAINAATAEPDRAKAAAAWGALDQQIMKDAPLVPLIYARNAFLHGSKVQNFYLPPYPPYPNALIFGLSK; this is translated from the coding sequence ATGAGACGCACTACCCGCGCGTTCGCGGTCGCAGCCGCAGTCGCGTTGGCGGTTACCGCTTGCAACGCCAACGACAAGTCGGCCTCGCCCGGCGGTGGCAGCACAGCCGCTGCCGAGCAAGGTGGCGCCTTGCACCTGCTCAGCACCACGAAGGAGATCAACCTCGACCCGGCCAAGAGCCAGAACCTGGGGACGAGCACGATTCACCTGGTACTGCGCGGCCTGACGTCGTGGAAGACGTCGAGGGACAAGGCGGCCGAGGTAGTCCCCGACCTGGCCACCGACACCGGGCAGGTCAGCGCCGACGGCAAGACCTGGACGTACAAACTGAAGCCGGGCCTCAAGTACGCCGACGGCTCGACGATCGTTGCCGCTGACATCAAGTACGGCGTGGAGCGCTCCTTCGCCCCGGAGCTGTCCGGCGGACTCGGCTACCACAAGGCGCTGCTCGTCGACGCCGACAAGTACACCGGTCCGTACAAGGGCCAGGAGCTCGCGTCGATCGAGACGCCGGACGACAGCACGATCATCTTCAAGCTGAACAAGGCGTTCGGCGACTGGCCGTGGATCGCCAGCATGCCGGCGTTCGCCCCGGTGCCGAAGAAGGCCGACACGGACCCGGCGCACTACGGCGAGAAGCCGCTGGCCAGTGGCCCGTACCAGGTGAAGTCGTACGCGCCCGGCTCGAAGCTGGAGCTCGAGCGCAACACCAACTGGGACAAGGCTTCCGACCCGGCCCGGACCGGGCTGGCGGACTCGATCGTGTTCGACATGGGTCTGCAGGCCGACGTCATCAACCAGCGGCTGATCGCCGATTCAGGTGACGACAAGTCCGCGGCTACCACCGGTACGTCGATCCCGGCGGCTCTGATCCCGACCGTGAACGGCACCGCCTCGGTGAAGTCCCGGGTGGCCACGTCTCCGTCGGGTGCGCTGATGTACCTCGCGATGAACAACAAGCGCCCCGGTCTGTCGAACCCTGAGGTCCGCAAGGCGATCCAGTACGCCGTCGACAAGCAGGCGGTTCAGGTCGCCGAAGGTGGGCCGGAGTTCGGTGGCGAGATCGCCACCACGCTGATCACGCCGGGCATGGACGGTTACTCGAAGTACGACCTGTACCAGGCTCCGCCCTCCGGTGACCCCGACAAGGCGAAGTCGCTGCTGGCCACGGCCGGCGCGAGCAACCTGAGCCTGGTGCTCGCTGCCGACAACTCGCCGGGCGGTCTGAGCGTGGCGCAGGCGATCCAGCAGGGTCTGAAGAAGGCCGGCATCACGGTCACCATCAAGCCGTTGGACGCGGACGCGCTGACCGAGGTCCAGACCGGCGCCAAGGGTGACTACGACCTGACCGTGTCGAGTTGGCTGCCGGACTTCCCGAGCGCGATCGGCAACATCCAGCCGCTGTTCGCCTCGTCGGAGATCGGCAACGGCGGGTACAACATGTCCCGCTACTCGAACCCTGCGGTGGATACCGCGATCAACGCCGCCACCGCGGAGCCCGATCGCGCCAAGGCCGCGGCGGCGTGGGGTGCACTGGACCAGCAGATCATGAAGGACGCACCGCTGGTGCCGCTCATCTACGCGCGCAACGCGTTCCTGCACGGCTCGAAGGTGCAGAACTTCTACCTGCCGCCATACCCGCCGTACCCGAACGCGCTGATCTTCGGGCTGAGCAAGTAG
- a CDS encoding HAD family acid phosphatase encodes MPEDKRPYAVLDIDATLSDTSKRVHFLKKRPKDWDSFFKHAKDDAVLDEGLAVATTLAAEHEIVYLTGRPERLRRDTVKWFEDNGFPDGKLLMRGNNDRRPSAVMKLARLRTLAQERPVAVLVDDDVKVCDAAEKAGYTVLRADWGLDAETQPTLFEAQETEGRT; translated from the coding sequence GTGCCTGAGGACAAGCGACCGTACGCCGTACTCGATATCGATGCGACGTTGTCGGATACGAGTAAGCGGGTGCACTTCCTCAAGAAGCGGCCCAAGGACTGGGATTCGTTCTTCAAGCATGCCAAGGACGACGCGGTGCTCGACGAGGGGCTGGCGGTGGCGACCACGTTGGCGGCCGAGCACGAGATCGTCTATCTGACCGGGCGGCCGGAGCGGCTGCGGCGGGACACGGTGAAGTGGTTCGAGGACAACGGCTTTCCCGACGGGAAGCTGCTGATGCGCGGCAACAACGATCGCCGTCCGTCGGCCGTGATGAAGCTGGCCCGGTTGCGGACACTCGCGCAGGAGCGGCCCGTCGCCGTACTGGTTGATGACGACGTGAAGGTCTGCGACGCGGCCGAGAAGGCCGGGTACACAGTGCTGAGGGCCGACTGGGGACTCGATGCCGAGACCCAGCCGACCCTCTTCGAAGCTCAGGAGACCGAAGGCCGTACCTGA
- a CDS encoding AAA family ATPase, with the protein MRLHSLTLRNFRGVKDRTVELPALGTTVVVGDNEVGKSSLVEAFALVFDYPDDSKSKRILDIQPVGQDVAPEVTVQLTLGGGELTYTKRWLKNRATELTILESDGRRQSWTGREAHNEAERLFHEHVDPVLWQTLMVGQGQSLVLPTPADAEPLITAVTAESGTPVDGASMPLVLAVEHEYLRYWTRGGRPTGDFARSAKTVEAAELTAAQALKAMDEVVADIRRAERLALDLDDLSGRLGDHLKSVEELRERKQATDEILLRRDSVRARAETARARLENHTRTRVERERMLAELEKLTKSNAELAERRKDAETVAKKAAETVHAAEAALAEVVELKDERRGDLHVAERLVAKLTDRAELDRLLVQQTELVDVRARIATAGLVLDGVKVDEALVAALENARARVVEARAALAAGVPEVSVRRFGAEAVRLSGTGLDAGAEVPAELADEIQILVSGELVIDVPGQVEVRVQAGGEAATLRSRLDEAVRLEKDLLKRGRVKDLPAARELLRKVDTVSAELQEARRTERSLTANGDPSERITLLCARLGVSSTGEEEEEAKPAGKRLTPVEDVPGQMSLFSQFEEEEGTFEFEDLVVPALEGGELGAAERSLENARAELAIAERLLSDAEFAAAQSRKAAEEDRSEAQQARARSELAGERLAAAIEALEAARAVLADEDVDAEEEKATAEVEAVLDELTAVQTQADEVGADEAAGLLGDALAVATRLQGERDVLRDSLRTTEGRLEQSGRDGLGTRREMAELELAAIRAEHEGLKRRADAARRVYETLGRHRAEAQTKYSEPLQTRIESLGRSVYGPSFKVWLDDDLAVAERELDGNRLRVEALSTGAQEQLAIITRLAISHLVSTGDSSVPVIFDDALGWSDKGRLRDMGALLGRAGDHGQVIILTCMPERYEYVPRATYIKLES; encoded by the coding sequence TTGAGACTTCACAGCCTGACGCTGCGGAACTTCCGTGGCGTCAAGGACCGTACTGTCGAGTTGCCCGCGCTCGGCACCACCGTGGTGGTCGGCGACAACGAGGTCGGCAAGTCCAGTCTGGTCGAGGCGTTCGCGCTCGTCTTCGATTACCCCGACGACTCGAAGTCGAAGCGGATCCTCGACATCCAGCCGGTCGGCCAGGACGTGGCGCCCGAGGTGACCGTCCAGCTGACCCTCGGCGGCGGCGAGCTCACCTACACGAAGCGCTGGCTGAAGAACAGGGCCACCGAGCTGACCATCCTCGAGTCCGACGGCCGGCGGCAGTCATGGACCGGTCGCGAGGCGCACAACGAGGCCGAACGGCTCTTCCACGAACACGTCGACCCGGTGCTGTGGCAGACCTTGATGGTCGGCCAGGGCCAGTCGCTCGTACTGCCCACGCCGGCCGATGCCGAGCCGCTGATCACTGCCGTGACCGCGGAATCCGGTACGCCGGTCGACGGCGCCTCGATGCCGCTCGTTCTCGCGGTCGAGCACGAGTACCTCCGCTACTGGACCAGAGGCGGCCGTCCGACCGGGGACTTCGCCAGGTCGGCCAAGACCGTGGAGGCGGCCGAGCTGACCGCGGCGCAGGCGTTGAAGGCGATGGACGAGGTGGTCGCCGACATCCGCCGGGCCGAGCGGCTCGCGCTGGACCTGGACGACCTGAGCGGCCGGCTCGGGGACCACCTGAAGTCGGTCGAGGAGCTTCGCGAACGCAAGCAGGCCACCGACGAGATCCTGCTCCGCCGGGATTCGGTCCGCGCTCGCGCCGAGACCGCCCGGGCGCGGCTGGAGAACCACACCCGGACCCGGGTCGAGCGGGAGCGGATGCTCGCCGAGCTGGAGAAGCTGACCAAGTCCAACGCCGAGCTCGCCGAGCGGCGCAAGGATGCCGAGACTGTCGCGAAGAAGGCGGCCGAGACGGTGCACGCGGCCGAGGCGGCGCTGGCGGAGGTCGTCGAGCTCAAGGATGAACGTCGCGGCGACCTGCACGTGGCGGAGCGGCTCGTCGCGAAATTGACGGATCGGGCCGAGCTCGACCGGCTCCTGGTGCAGCAGACCGAGCTTGTCGACGTACGGGCCCGGATTGCGACGGCCGGTCTGGTGCTCGACGGGGTCAAGGTCGACGAGGCGCTCGTGGCCGCGCTGGAGAACGCCCGGGCGCGGGTTGTCGAGGCTCGCGCGGCGCTTGCCGCCGGAGTACCGGAAGTTTCCGTACGGCGGTTTGGCGCCGAGGCTGTCCGGTTGTCGGGGACCGGGTTGGATGCCGGGGCCGAGGTGCCCGCGGAGCTGGCTGACGAGATCCAGATCCTGGTGTCGGGCGAGCTGGTCATCGACGTACCGGGTCAGGTCGAGGTGAGGGTCCAGGCAGGTGGCGAGGCCGCCACTTTGCGATCGCGGCTGGACGAGGCTGTCCGGTTGGAGAAGGACCTGCTGAAGCGGGGGCGGGTGAAGGATCTGCCGGCCGCGCGTGAGTTGCTGCGCAAGGTGGACACCGTTTCCGCGGAGCTTCAGGAGGCTCGGCGGACCGAGCGGTCCCTGACGGCCAACGGCGATCCGAGTGAGCGGATCACCTTGCTGTGCGCGCGTCTGGGCGTCTCCTCCACGGGTGAGGAGGAGGAAGAGGCGAAGCCGGCCGGGAAGCGGCTGACGCCGGTCGAGGACGTTCCTGGCCAGATGTCGCTGTTCTCGCAGTTCGAGGAGGAGGAAGGCACCTTCGAGTTCGAGGACCTCGTCGTACCGGCTTTGGAAGGTGGCGAGCTGGGCGCTGCCGAGCGTTCTTTGGAGAACGCGCGGGCCGAGTTGGCCATTGCCGAGCGGCTGTTGTCGGATGCGGAGTTCGCGGCGGCTCAGTCACGGAAGGCCGCTGAGGAGGACCGGTCCGAGGCGCAGCAGGCGCGGGCGCGGTCGGAGCTGGCAGGGGAGCGGTTGGCCGCTGCCATCGAGGCCTTGGAGGCTGCTCGTGCTGTGCTGGCCGACGAGGATGTGGACGCCGAGGAAGAGAAGGCGACTGCTGAGGTCGAGGCGGTGCTCGACGAGCTGACCGCAGTACAGACGCAGGCTGACGAGGTTGGGGCGGACGAAGCGGCAGGTCTGCTTGGCGATGCGCTAGCGGTGGCGACTCGGCTGCAGGGCGAGCGCGACGTACTGCGGGACTCGCTGCGCACCACCGAAGGTCGGCTGGAGCAGTCGGGTCGGGACGGATTGGGGACGCGTCGCGAGATGGCCGAGCTGGAGCTGGCCGCGATCCGGGCCGAGCACGAGGGGCTCAAGCGGCGCGCGGACGCGGCTCGGCGGGTCTACGAGACCCTTGGTCGGCATCGGGCCGAGGCGCAGACGAAGTACTCCGAGCCGTTGCAGACGCGGATCGAGTCGCTCGGGCGAAGTGTCTACGGGCCGTCCTTCAAGGTCTGGCTGGACGACGACCTCGCCGTCGCCGAACGCGAACTGGACGGCAACCGGCTCCGGGTCGAGGCGCTGTCGACGGGTGCGCAGGAGCAGTTGGCGATCATCACCCGGCTCGCGATCAGCCACTTGGTCAGCACCGGCGACAGCAGCGTCCCGGTCATCTTCGACGACGCGCTCGGCTGGTCCGACAAGGGCCGCCTCCGCGACATGGGCGCCCTCCTCGGCCGCGCCGGCGACCACGGCCAGGTCATCATCCTCACCTGCATGCCCGAACGCTACGAATACGTCCCCCGAGCCACCTACATCAAGCTCGAGTCCTAG
- a CDS encoding anti-sigma factor, protein MTTPEVHALTGPYVLNALPEDERVGFEEHLADCQSCSAEVAELREAANKLGTAVASEPPPALKARVLAEIMTTRQLPPLLKATVPDTPVAIRRKTYGRRSLFSLAAAGLLVAGAGGIAVDQYRDNSHTQQRNEQLASLLATSDAQTVRGNLKSGGQATVVMSAGKDTAIVLLHDLPKLPKNKTYQLWLQDKGNTMHSVGLATGDGSQLIQGGVADKVAFGLTVENKPGATQPTLTTATLIPMA, encoded by the coding sequence TTGACGACTCCGGAAGTGCACGCACTGACGGGACCCTATGTATTGAACGCACTGCCCGAGGACGAGCGGGTCGGGTTCGAGGAGCACCTCGCCGACTGCCAGTCCTGCAGCGCGGAAGTCGCCGAGCTGCGCGAGGCGGCCAACAAACTTGGTACGGCGGTGGCCAGCGAGCCGCCACCGGCGCTGAAGGCGCGCGTACTCGCCGAGATCATGACGACGAGGCAACTACCACCGTTGCTCAAGGCAACAGTGCCGGACACACCGGTCGCGATCCGGAGGAAGACCTACGGCCGTCGGTCGCTCTTCTCGCTCGCGGCGGCCGGCCTGCTGGTTGCCGGAGCGGGCGGGATCGCGGTCGACCAGTACCGCGACAACTCGCACACGCAGCAGCGGAACGAGCAACTCGCGTCCCTGCTTGCCACCTCGGACGCGCAGACGGTCCGTGGCAACCTCAAGAGTGGCGGTCAGGCGACAGTGGTGATGTCGGCAGGCAAGGACACCGCGATCGTCCTGCTCCACGACCTCCCGAAACTGCCGAAGAACAAGACCTACCAGCTCTGGCTGCAGGACAAGGGCAACACGATGCACTCCGTCGGCCTCGCGACCGGCGACGGCTCCCAGCTCATCCAGGGCGGCGTAGCCGACAAGGTCGCCTTCGGCCTCACCGTCGAGAACAAGCCAGGCGCCACCCAGCCCACCCTGACCACCGCCACCCTCATCCCGATGGCCTAA
- a CDS encoding sigma-70 family RNA polymerase sigma factor, whose translation MSEESTALPWPVIVDASSGTPADLMARVARGDSAAFGQLYDQMAPRVYGLIRRVLRNPAQSEEVTQEVMVEIWRTATRYDADRGSLTSWILTMAHRRAIDRVRSEQSSTNREQAVAAASSTTEYDEVAEKVTANLEVEQVRHCLGSLTELQRESVTLAYYGGYSYREVAELLDAKLATIKARMRDGLIRLRDCLGVTGR comes from the coding sequence GTGAGCGAAGAATCGACGGCCCTACCATGGCCCGTGATCGTCGATGCTTCCAGCGGCACGCCGGCCGACCTGATGGCACGGGTGGCGCGGGGTGACTCGGCGGCGTTCGGCCAGCTGTACGACCAGATGGCGCCTCGCGTCTACGGCCTGATCCGGCGCGTCCTGCGCAATCCGGCCCAGTCCGAGGAGGTCACCCAGGAGGTGATGGTCGAGATCTGGCGGACCGCCACCCGGTACGACGCCGATCGCGGCTCGCTCACCTCCTGGATCCTCACGATGGCCCATCGCCGGGCGATCGACCGGGTGCGGTCGGAGCAGTCGTCCACCAACCGGGAGCAGGCGGTCGCCGCTGCTTCCTCGACCACCGAGTACGACGAGGTGGCCGAGAAAGTGACCGCGAATCTGGAAGTGGAACAGGTCCGGCACTGTCTGGGCTCGCTGACCGAACTACAGCGTGAATCGGTGACGCTGGCCTACTACGGCGGATATTCGTATCGAGAAGTGGCAGAGCTCCTTGATGCGAAGCTCGCAACGATCAAAGCGCGGATGCGCGACGGCCTGATCCGGCTTCGCGACTGCCTGGGTGTGACGGGGAGGTGA
- the fdhD gene encoding formate dehydrogenase accessory sulfurtransferase FdhD: MSRGPATRFKVEVLDGDRTSRREDMVVTEEPLELRLEWPGRPPEPLVVTMRTPGSDFELAAGFCLGEGLAVRPDAISTVAYCTDVKLTRDQQFNTVTVTFDGPPDREPPQRYGVTSAACGVCGQQSLDELAERDYDPVDPVEVQLDVVRRLPDLLREAQPTFGRTGGLHAAGLFTTAGERVVVREDVGRHNAVDKVVGWTVLNQQSRKGLVLAVSGRAGYEIIQKAVAAGLGMIVAVGAPSSLAVDLARRFDLTLIGWTRGERCVIYSAPDRVLRLDNS, from the coding sequence ATGAGCAGAGGACCGGCCACCAGGTTCAAGGTCGAGGTGCTGGATGGCGACCGCACGTCCCGGCGCGAGGACATGGTCGTCACCGAGGAGCCGCTGGAGCTGCGGCTCGAGTGGCCGGGCCGCCCGCCCGAGCCGTTGGTGGTCACGATGCGCACGCCCGGCTCCGACTTCGAACTCGCGGCTGGGTTCTGTCTCGGCGAAGGGTTGGCAGTACGGCCGGATGCGATCAGCACGGTTGCCTACTGCACTGATGTGAAGCTGACCCGCGACCAGCAGTTCAACACCGTCACGGTCACCTTCGACGGCCCACCCGACCGCGAACCACCCCAGCGGTACGGCGTCACGTCCGCCGCTTGCGGGGTCTGCGGCCAGCAAAGCCTCGACGAACTGGCCGAGCGGGACTACGACCCGGTCGATCCGGTGGAGGTCCAGCTGGACGTGGTACGGCGGCTGCCTGACCTGCTGCGAGAGGCCCAGCCAACGTTCGGGCGCACCGGCGGGCTGCACGCGGCCGGGCTGTTCACCACAGCCGGCGAGCGCGTCGTAGTACGGGAGGATGTCGGCCGCCACAACGCGGTCGACAAGGTCGTCGGCTGGACGGTGCTCAACCAGCAGAGTCGCAAGGGTCTGGTGCTCGCCGTGAGCGGCCGGGCCGGCTACGAGATCATCCAGAAGGCGGTCGCGGCCGGGCTCGGCATGATCGTCGCCGTCGGTGCGCCGTCCAGCCTGGCGGTCGACCTGGCTCGCAGGTTCGACCTCACCCTGATCGGCTGGACCAGAGGCGAGCGCTGTGTGATCTACAGTGCTCCCGACCGCGTCCTGCGCCTGGACAACAGCTGA
- a CDS encoding phosphotransferase family protein, which yields MTGPGNADPSSAQGASASSAQATDLSGARGADPTGAPDVDYRATSARPAWSALPVELRRSLDESISVALGTEIATVGASVRSGFTGGFAAPAHLKDGRTVFIKAAPETLHSYGAYQREAEIVPQLPPAVRVPHILTTTEAAAGDVRWFAVVAEGIAARMPGMPWTAADFDLVTENCLTMATALSPSPLDGLKPFMDDFSEHGPSRIPEEIQTGSRPLPDGFQPWLPKHLQEIQDLVDLTPEALAGTAAIHGDLRPDNLLIDDACQCWTVDWNWLTLGAPWIDWVGLLPLAQHHGIDTITAITTNPLTVDVPADHPDSLIAALVAYVLEFVDAPPPPGCTPEIQRHRRLIGWCCLDWLALRRGW from the coding sequence ATGACCGGACCAGGCAATGCCGACCCGAGCAGCGCACAGGGCGCCAGCGCGAGCAGCGCACAGGCCACCGACCTGAGCGGAGCGCGAGGCGCCGACCCAACTGGTGCGCCCGATGTCGACTACCGGGCGACTTCGGCGCGACCGGCGTGGAGCGCTCTCCCGGTGGAGCTGCGACGTTCTCTCGACGAGTCCATCTCTGTTGCCCTGGGCACCGAGATTGCGACGGTCGGCGCTTCCGTCCGCTCCGGCTTCACCGGCGGCTTCGCGGCACCCGCTCACCTCAAGGACGGCCGCACCGTCTTCATCAAGGCAGCCCCCGAAACCCTGCACTCCTACGGCGCCTACCAACGCGAAGCCGAGATCGTCCCCCAGCTCCCACCCGCCGTCCGGGTCCCCCACATCCTCACCACAACCGAAGCGGCCGCGGGCGACGTGCGGTGGTTTGCTGTTGTGGCCGAGGGTATTGCTGCGCGGATGCCCGGCATGCCGTGGACCGCGGCCGACTTCGACCTGGTGACCGAGAACTGCCTGACGATGGCGACAGCGCTCTCACCAAGTCCTCTCGACGGCCTCAAGCCATTCATGGACGACTTCAGCGAGCACGGACCCAGCCGCATCCCGGAGGAGATCCAGACCGGCTCCCGGCCGCTGCCGGACGGGTTCCAGCCATGGCTGCCCAAGCACCTCCAAGAGATCCAGGACCTGGTCGACCTGACCCCGGAAGCGCTCGCCGGAACAGCCGCGATACATGGCGATCTGCGACCGGACAACCTGCTGATCGACGATGCCTGTCAATGCTGGACAGTCGATTGGAACTGGCTGACTCTCGGTGCTCCCTGGATCGACTGGGTCGGCCTCCTTCCCCTTGCCCAGCACCACGGAATCGACACGATCACAGCGATCACGACCAACCCGCTGACCGTCGACGTACCGGCCGATCACCCCGACTCGCTGATCGCCGCACTGGTCGCTTACGTACTGGAATTCGTCGACGCACCGCCGCCGCCAGGCTGCACTCCGGAGATCCAGCGGCACCGACGACTGATCGGCTGGTGCTGTCTCGACTGGCTGGCGCTGCGCCGCGGGTGGTGA